Genomic segment of Panicum virgatum strain AP13 chromosome 9N, P.virgatum_v5, whole genome shotgun sequence:
GGCACCCACTCTTGAGTTCCCGTATGGTACTACTAATTCAGCGCGGGATCGTGTCGGGACACCTGCGGCCGCGCTGGCGACCGCCCTGTACGCCGGCGACGAGTCGAAGGCGAACCGCTCTGGGTCCGCGTCGCTGCCGGACacgctgtaaggatcaccggggtgtccgactctagagagggaggggtgaatagggtcgctaatcgcttttctatcctagggctcaatctaattgcataagataaacctaacacgtcctacacatgctagttatgactaagatttatctatgctaccctctacttaccccaaaagacttgcaacctatagctaatcctaatcaaactaactaggaaagtaaaggtaagtaagaaagagtaaatgcggaaacgtaatgcggtaagtaaagcggtaagggagaggatatgcaaactcccgtgaagacaccaagacacacgatttaacgtggttcggttaggacaccaaaatCCCTctctacgtccacggccacttgctcacaaagaacaagtgggatgccgagtctcttcgcttgatcaccgtcttgccacgcctctaaggctcccgacaagcaaaggctaagtgacgccaagtcacaaagacgaggtcaccgccaccgtctatctcgaagcgtcaccacggcaccgtcttcactatcttggagctttaacaccaagtaggggcctccttccccgcacaaagtgtcgttgccattccacaccaagtcggagggtcacacgcaGCGGCGGAACCAGAAATTTTGAATAAGGGGGGCCGAGCAGATACTTTATACTATACGTGAGAAACATATCAAGATATATATACGTGTTCCTAATATTTTAGATAGAAAAAATGCTTTACATATGTTCTGTTTGCACTTTACAACTTCGCAGACGTATTGCGAATTTGTATTCTCTTTCTttcataaaataatatcaaatgtcTTCGTTTTTTTAGTTTGACCatgttttctaaaaaaaattataacatactccctccgtcccacaaagagtgtagttttagGAAATTTCAGACACATTACTTATCTAAACAAATGACTttgttacccctaattatttctaccaattatgattgaaaaccgcattatttatttggttttctagaAATGTAGGGTATTCACTACCGGAAAAcggtattttgccgtgtgctagaaTCTTCGCCGTGTGCATTATTTCGGGCACACGACGAAGACCTCTTTTACCGTGTGTCGCCAGaagaacacacggcaaagcaaaAACACACAGGAAACCTtactcttcgccgtgtgccaagggccagcacacggcaaaccttgctcttcgccgtgtgccagaaccaaggacacacggcgaagtctgAAAGTTCACCGTGTGTCCACGGTGCAGACACACGGCGAACAGACGCCGACGCCGTCAGCTAGCCCGGACGGCGTCTTCTCGCTTTTTTTCGCCGTGCGCCTATATATACACACGGCGAAAAGGTTCGCCGTGTGCGCGACttttgacacacggcaaacaagggCTTCGCCGTCCCTGTAGCTGCCGTCGGCGCTTTGCCATCGGCGAACAGAAATGTCATGCTACTTTAattattagcacatatttagttAACCAAATAGAGTcccaatacttaataattagggTAATTAGGGGTAGGAGAGTCTTTTATATAGCCATAATTTATTCTAAAAACTCCAGAATGCCTTATATTTggtgacggagggagtaatattgGAGTCTTCGGGTTGGATTTGACTAGTATTTAGCTAGCTGCCTAGGTAGATGTGTATACGTGCACTGTTCAATATGTGTTGTTGGGTTTGTTAAGGACGATGGCCGAAAAACTTAAGTACAAAGCATCGTTGCATTGATTGACCTTTGTGTTAGGCTTTAGAATATAGGTGGGGGTTAAAAATTTTCACTGATTTTAGGGGGGGCCGTGGCCCCTGCTCGCCCCCCCTGGTTCCGCCGttggtcacacgacgagtacacaagttgcttgccgcagcaagactttctctcaagctagttctctcaagaactaagcctaaacaagcactaagcactctcacaagtgtgcttaagtctatatgatgtacaatgaagctctatggtggttggagatgatctttagctcttgtatgcTTCCTTGAACaacagcactctcaaatgacccggccttgggggtatatataggcagcacaagcaaatatagccgttggagaaaagctgccagaaaactgcgtcacgctggttaatccgacgtaccccaaaagccatcatcggtttaaccggtgtatgtaaactgctacgtgaaaaactagccgttagcaattaaccggtgtatcgccggtttgaccgatgcaatcaaccggtgtatgtaaaattagcgtcggtttaaccggtgattgtaacttcttcacgttcctccaaaaaccacctctctggacaactgaaccgatgcaattgaccgatgcgtcgtcggttcaaccggtgtatgtattttcatcggtctttgtttggcaatgcaccgacgtatgcattttcttcaacgtcggttaatccggtgagtgtatcttcagtttccagcttctggacaattacaccggcgtatgtcttttccttaacatcggttcaaccggtgtattgaatttcttcacattctcttcgattcttgtcctttggaccgaagaggtttcagggcgctgccctgagacccgcgaggggcggctccccctcgacccccgtccgctaaccgggtagcggaacccccataggggtggcccttcgggccttgctacgcctctcttctctttgtcatcacttgaacctaaaagcctgagaatagttatcttaacaatcacattagtccaagtgttgtgtgtgtcatcaatcgccaaaacattatattgaaatatggcatgagaggccattttcgctacacacgCTCCCACACCGTCCCCAGTGGGTGAGGGTGACCTTGAACACCGTCTCGGACTCGGAGAGGCCCAGTATGGATGGGGTCTTGACTCTCGAGGATCACGGTGAGTAGAGGGGGGTCTTGACTCTCGAGGATCACGGTGAGTAGAGGTGGTTACAATTTTCCGAAGCCGAACCTCGAACCTGAATTACCCGAATTCGATCTTGAATTACTCTAATCCGATATACCCGATCACTATATCAAGTAGAAAGTTAAGAAACCTGAATTTAATTCGAATAATTCGGGTTTTCAATCCCGATATAAGAATTACCCGAACTTTATTGAAAACTCAGTAGATTATAGCCTAATCCACTCACTTGACCCAACAACCCAATAAGAAATTTATTTGTTTGATTTGTTGATTACTTGTTCATTTCATTTGTGCAATAACAGTGATATGTTGATCTTACTTTTGCATTTTATCCCCTTTTTTATTTGTTGCCTAATGGGAGAGACAAAGATTTAGTAGTTGATCGGGTATTTCAGGAAAACCCGAATCCAAACCCGATatttcaggtatctgaaatttcAGATATCCCTTTTTTTCGAATCAATTTTGGGTAGCATTTCTAGATACCCGAATTTTCTATTATCCGAATTACCGGATCCGAAATACCCGAACGCCTAAGGCAAACGGTGAGGAAATGTGAGCAGGGCAACCACGCGCCCGGGCGGATCGACATAGGCATACAAGTATCACTGGCACCATGGCTAATCTGCACTAATTAAACGACTATAATTTCAACAGTTACACCCTTCATCCTGGAATGTTAGATATTAAAGGGTTTTAAATTTGTACCCAAATATAAAGTATTCTAGAATCCGTTGGACATAAAGATATGATAATCCCCTTAGTTTTGGTGGTagttttgtgaaaaaaaataattgagGTGGGCTAGGAAGTAAAAAAGGCATGctaatctttttggtttggtgcGGGTACTGAAAAATAAGCAATTGATTAACTGAATAATTCACTAATGAAAAGTACATTTGTCTTTTCTCTATCTTCATAATCTGTGTGAAAATCCAGAACGCTTTACCTTTGAAGACGGAAGAAGTATGGTCGTTTGAATCCAACTTTTCAACCGGCACAGAGCGGCGGGCAAACGTGTTGTGGTGCCGTAAACATTTGGACTTTCAAATGAGCAGGAGCAGTTGTTCCACGCTCAATACCTTATCGAGAgctttattttatatatatatccttttatttccttttatttcatatatatatccttttatttccttttatttcacatCACAAACTGGCATCAAGGCATTTTCAACGTTATTACTATTCAGCATAGTAAGCAACAGTACACTGAGATGGGCAACAAACACCTTATTCAACTTTGCCACGTCATACTAGACGTACGTGTTGACCATGGACCACCTCTATCCACATCAGCCCCCATACTTCTTCTTGTAGTCCTGCCACAGCTGCTGCACGCTCTTCCCCGTGATCTGCGCGAAGAAGTCGTCGCTGTAGCCGTCCTTCATCTTGGCGTTGAGCAGCGCCACGAACCCCGGCTTCAGCGAGTCGCAGTAGTCCAGGAACCTCGCCGTGACGTCGTAGCCCTGGTCCCACCGGTCGCCCTGCCCCGGCTTCACCCAGTGCCCCGGCGCGTACCCGGCCTTGAGCCGCACGTAGTCGGCGATGCCCTCGATGAGGCCGCCGTTCGCCCTCCCCCGCCCGTCCCACTGCCACACGTGCGTCGCCTCGTGGTACAGCACGCCGGTCACCTCGGCCTGCACGTCGCCGGACGAGTAGCCGCCGACGTACCGGGCGCTGAGGTGGATGCCGTTGGCGCTCGTGAACGCGACGCCGTCGATGTCCTCGACGACGAGGGTGACCGCGTCCACGGGCTTGCGcccggcggcgctgcgctggTTGAAGGTGCTCCAGATGAAGGTGGACGCGTCGGAGAGGACCCGCTTGGCGTAGCCGAGGCCGACGGCCTGGTCgaagcgccggccgccgggggtGCTGGACGCCGTGTTCGTCGCGTCGAACGtgacggcgccggccgccgacgcGGCCGCGGCCAGGGCCAGGAGGGAAGCGAACGTGGCGACGTCAAGCTTCATCTTAAGCCTGCTGCTTCCTGCTGTGATCATCTACTTGTGCGTGGCTGTTTATTTATAGAGCGTATGGTGAGAAATTTCTCAACCAGATTGAAGCTGATGCaggacttgatttggtcaaAAATGGGCTGACTCGGACTCGTTCCAGTTTTGTTTGGTCATGCCATCTGGAGAACTTTTGCGTGGAAGAAAGCCCGTAGATCAGTAGATGTGTCGTCCTTTCTCTTCTCCATTGACGGCAAGTCGGCAAGCGATAAGTTTCTAGATGTTAGGCCATGCACATTTCTCCACAAAAAGTACACGCTTGGTTTGGTTGTAGGTTTGCCGAGTTGAGTCAACACGCACACGACAGATATGTAGCAGAAAATTTGATTGTAAGTTTGCTACAATGAAGATCAATGACGTGTGCATCATGTATATTTCCTCTGCACATGGATGGAGCCATTTGACCATTAGCATAAAGCACAGTATCTATGGCTTTTGTGATCTACGTTACGTGTTAACAGGGCGTGGACTCAAATTACAAGCATAAACTGGTGGGGATGTATCCTTTTGCATTTGAGTGTCAGCAACGTCGATCATGCGTGACGACACTGACGAGTACGCTTCTTGTTGCAGACGGCACAGGGACCTAGAAACAAACATATGTCCATGCCAGTAACGGAAATACAGGTTTACCTGTGCAAATAATTTCACAAAGTAATAATTACCCAATAGTCAACAGTACTGATCAGATtttggggttggaaaagcttgcATGGTAAAACATGTTTCTAAACCCATGAGCACCGTGTACATAGAGGTGCTAATAAAGCACACAAACCAGCTAACACTACCCTTTTCCATTATGTACAATGATAAGGGAAGCAATGTTCAAAAGGGTTCAACGGGTTCAGGTCACCCAGCACTAACACCAGATCGAGTCACAGCAGTAGATAGAGATGTTCCGAGGTACTAAGAAAGAGAACAAAAGGATCCATTGCCTAATCCTAGAGGATGCATTAGCCTAGATACGCTAAAACTAGTCACAGCATGGTCTAGTGAGTTAGTTGACCCAGTCGTCCCCTCGCAGACGCTTGTTAGGCTTCTGCAGCTGAGTGGACTCCGACCTTGCTTCTGCCGTGGTAGTGCAGCCCTCAGGAACAGGCTCCTCCTTGCATTGAGCAGTCACTGGAGTAGGGATCGCCTCATGGACAAGCTCCTCCTTGCATTGAGTAGTGACTGGAGTACAGATCGCCACGTTGATGCTGTCCTCATGGACAGGCTCCTCCTTGCATTGAGTAGTGACGGGATTACGGATCGCCAAGTTGATGCTGCCCCCATGGACAAGCTCCTCCTTGCATTGAGTAGTGACTGGAGTACAGATCGCCACGTTGATGCTGCCCTCATGGACAGGCTCCTCCTTGCATTGAGTAGTGATTGGAGTAGGGATTGCCATGTTAATGCTGCCCTCAGGGACAGGTTCCTCCTTGCATTGGGCAGTGGTTCCAGCAGGGACTGGGACACTAACGTCATCCATGATTGACCTCACCGACCAGCTCCTGCTCCCATACTTGTCAAATACTTGGAAAGTGTGGGTCGATCCAAGAAGATCCTCGATTTCTTCTGGCAGGGTGTACCActcatcatcatcctcaatCTCATCAACGAGCTCCTCCGCGGAGACACCGACCAGCTCTTCAGCCAGCTCACAGAAGATCATCAAGTCCATTGTGCCGGTGGCATCTTGCACCTTCGTCTTCAGCTTGTACCTTACATGCCCAGAATAGCGGAGTGGTAATTAGCAACTTATGAATTGAGCaagtaaaaaaaattgagaaccAATGTGGCAATGGCAGCATACCATTGAATTGGTCTCTTAATCGGGCCACATCGGCTGCACTTGTATTTCCTTGGGGCCCTGTACATTGACTTTTGACAGGTGTCGCATCCAAGATAACACCAGCCGTTGCTGCAATCTATATCTATCAGGGAGACTCTGCACAAAAATGAGGTATCCTACAAGTGAagacaaatatgtgagtaaaaCAGATAACTTTGCACACGAGAAGAGCAACAACTTAATTTACCTCGTCATACTCCTCTGGATCGAGGCTTTTTAGCTGTTCAATTGTTCGCCAATTCTCGGCTAACTTCTGAGCTGGACTTTTTTTCGGAACTGGGTTTTCCTGCTGAATGCACAAACTGCATGCACACAAACCAGTTAGCCATGTGCTAGCTTAGATCAATCATCAACGTAAGTTATGAACTTATGAAACTCACTCACTTCGCACAGAATTCTGCACCTCTGGTATTTCCAAATCTAGATAGTAATCTGAACACGTTGTAGAGCAAACTATAACACCAAAAGATCACTACTTTAGAACATATGGCACCAAATGATTTCAGTACGCACTATGATTGCATTGAATAATAGACAGACTAACACTTTACaagaaaataaactaaatataGTTCGACAGCATCACATGGTAGAAGCCGATGGGTGAAAGGGTGGATCAAGGACTAACCTGAATGTGAGGATTCAACGCGCATCCCTGCAAAAACAGCAACAACTGAGGCTTCTTGGCCTTTCTCGTGCATATCCTCAGCAAAACCACAAGCAATATCTCCATACAACGTGATACTCAATTCCCTTCCGCTGTAAATGGTAAATCCACCCATGAGGAGACTCAAGGGACATTAATCATACGAAAGGATGAACTGTATTCCATTAcctcaaattttgaattcttgCATTGCAAATTTTTATAAGACGGGATTTGCTCCAGACCTCCTCTAGCTCCCCAACATATATTATGTGACCCAAAACATCTGCATAATTTATATCAGGGCATGTAAGAAAAATAATGCTATACACATGTGGCAGTCTAACTCTGATCGAATTTTCAGTTCCAGAAGAATGTACCTGTCAATATGCTAACGTCATCACACCTAGAACGGAGATCCTTAAAATTAATGAACTCAAAGCTGTAGAGGGGTATCAAATCAGTATCTTCTATCTCATTGACAACCGTCTGCCCTCCAAAGTACATAGTCAACTCATTGCTACAGGTCATGTAGCTTTCCCTTGTATCCTCAATTGTAAAATTCGACAAGGCATATACCCCCCCTTCAACTAGCTGATCTTCAAACTGATCAATATCATCGGGAAGCACACGCGCCTGCATAGTTTCACCCTATAAGTGAAAAAAAACTAGAAGAATCAATGTGTTGAAAACTCAAGGGATGGCAATTTAAAATTAGTAGTCAGCAAGCAATGTGATCAGCCATTTAGTGTTCAACGTAAGATAGGGAATGTATTACCTGATCATCGATCAGAAGGCTGTCAAGGCCGAATGATATGTCATTTTTTGGATTGAAAGACTCCCACAGCCGCGAGATGCGCACACGGACTCTACATTTGTTCATTCCTATGGTTAACTGAGACAGTGGGGTGAACTCATCATCAGCTGAACCCATCTTGGCCTTGAGCGCCTGAAGCTTATGCTGCATAT
This window contains:
- the LOC120692238 gene encoding uncharacterized protein LOC120692238, with product MQHKLQALKAKMGSADDEFTPLSQLTIGMNKCRVRVRISRLWESFNPKNDISFGLDSLLIDDQGETMQARVLPDDIDQFEDQLVEGGVYALSNFTIEDTRESYMTCSNELTMYFGGQTVVNEIEDTDLIPLYSFEFINFKDLRSRCDDVSILTDVLGHIIYVGELEEVWSKSRLIKICNARIQNLSGRELSITLYGDIACGFAEDMHEKGQEASVVAVFAGMRVESSHSVCSTTCSDYYLDLEIPEVQNSVRICAFSRKTQFRKKVQLRS
- the LOC120693305 gene encoding uncharacterized protein LOC120693305, which produces MITAGSSRLKMKLDVATFASLLALAAAASAAGAVTFDATNTASSTPGGRRFDQAVGLGYAKRVLSDASTFIWSTFNQRSAAGRKPVDAVTLVVEDIDGVAFTSANGIHLSARYVGGYSSGDVQAEVTGVLYHEATHVWQWDGRGRANGGLIEGIADYVRLKAGYAPGHWVKPGQGDRWDQGYDVTARFLDYCDSLKPGFVALLNAKMKDGYSDDFFAQITGKSVQQLWQDYKKKYGG